From Argopecten irradians isolate NY chromosome 2, Ai_NY, whole genome shotgun sequence, the proteins below share one genomic window:
- the LOC138314808 gene encoding homologous-pairing protein 2 homolog isoform X1 has product MSKTKDAQAVKAVLDYLNRQNRPYSAIDIVNNLHKEFGKTAVVKACEGLTEAGKIREKVYGKQKVYVADQSQFPDVDDGEIKEMDAQISKLSELTKLRSDEVRRLESELKGLNNTISTEDAKKQLAEYEKECAACKEKLNKLKEGGNTITPQEKDKIYSSRKGFVKEWRKRKRIANDILNAVLEGYPKTKKQLYEEVGIETDEEYKVSPPEV; this is encoded by the exons CAGTGAAAGCAGTCCTGGATTATCTCAATCGTCAGAATAGGCCATACAGTGCAATAGACATCGTAAACAATCTCCACAAAGAATTTGGCAAAACA GCTGTTGTGAAAGCATGTGAGGGGCTAACAGAAGCTGGAAAGATCAGAGAGAAAGTGTATGGTAAACAGAAAGTTTATGTAGCTGACCAG tCACAGTTTCCTGATGTTGATGATGGTGAAATCAAAGAAATGGATGCACAGATATCCAAGTTGTCAGAGTTGACCAAACTCCGCAGTGACGAGGTCCGCAGACTGGAAAGCG AATTGAAAGGCCttaacaatacaatatctaCAGAAGATGCCAAGAAGCAGCTGGCAGAATATGAAAAAGAG TGTGCGGCCTGTAAAGAAAAGCTGAACAAATTGAAAGAAGGTGGCAATACCATCACCCCACAGGAAAAAGACAAG ATCTACAGTTCTCGAAAAGGTTTTGTCAAGGAATGGAGAAAAAGGAAAAGAATT GCAAATGACATATTGAATGCAGTGCTGGAAGGTTATcctaaaacaaagaaacaactTTAT GAGGAAGTCGGCATTGAAACAGATGAAGAATATAAAGTATCTCCACCGGAGGTGTGA
- the LOC138314807 gene encoding LOW QUALITY PROTEIN: uncharacterized protein (The sequence of the model RefSeq protein was modified relative to this genomic sequence to represent the inferred CDS: substituted 1 base at 1 genomic stop codon), whose translation MDGQHFAYVLEKYMENNRRKIREEKMRLAKKKYAKEKDDPIVILALDIKKIWRSLEEFSIPSDAWRRVEDFALPSAYRTCTKVKGKMILMDSISTDEASKLSSVFEEFRTVVQYIIGIYMDINATIADDPEQTAKYYEKTCPAILTLWSSCVKLTVDCIISLKQHWAESEEYMDLSKTIASTCTTCVKMITVTADVVKFPVPDAQRDSFLECSVDKSAEICPALSKLIDAAKPDDGGPTDAMMEMITWSLFSLNHVSCYVIKPLLANGHVESKWFKDYTGALEKMFDKLQSIKEESSTGVQGRKETPTPSDTNQNAEPETKEETKTNDKKVEESSKGGKKGSVKGKETTETKVEETEAPPPPPPPQAPEILTTLEKEYNKFSEDVLSTGKVTVCIEDESDQNVRLFYRPEIHKELAKCRFGACDMKDRVQWLEEIGLSRDQMLVSDIYVISDATLKTTMDVEVEITAVPPKGAASRVVVKIKKGGAWSILEHFEREVLPEHMRISFKTNELEAVYAYIEELSDEEEIVPEGCTFKSQSNPKVFINFPHGAVQDPTKVLVKFVSAEEQMKERPSSKDTPSDGIIGIVAVSDAVEVCAKDSSLDIXKNILVQLTVDGDDGDDGKDTHIVVIRYRGDQVQVMDKSQCHITKVESGVYSVQTRGLWCVGLARIKKIFLNMRDTIKKEFLVMFGKVKMCNICTFIDNTLRDKDRGLTTFWMEIIEKVNIPVAVSERAKQNLIEVKSSRSKDIIIRQSETLNIQLDGQVRVIGAPLTDKYTLTYLENTDNHLQVPLEIKRDQDKPPNASFIFKDVTSGQVCHTVSVPIRDLTELATEDITSRPPTKYHDKDNSREELKHRDEAARNVLSHSSLMCLAHALSHAECKRLGTQMGVSTETIQKLLEACEREPINTNFRILCEWRGKSVRSSMVDFLINSLRTMGLFNQAEVVEKVSKLCRGFVEEDFQ comes from the exons ATATGCGAAGGAGAAGGATGATCCTATTGTCATCCTGGCCTTGGATATAAAAAAGATCTGGAGATCACTTGAGGAGTTCTCTATTCCAAG TGATGCGTGGAGGCGGGTCGAGGACTTCGCCCTACCAAGTGCCTACCGCACATGTACTAAGGTGAAGGGCAAGATGATATTAATGGACAG CATCAGTACAGACGAGGCCTCGAAGCTGTCTTCTGTGTTTGAGGAGTTTCGAACTGTGGTCCAGTACATAATTGGcatttatatggacataaacGCTACCATTGCTGATGATCCAGAACAAACTGCAAA GTACTACGAGAAGACATGTCCGGCCATACTTACCTTGTGGTCATCATGTGTCAAACTGACCGTGGACTGTATCATTTCACTCAAACA ACACTGGGCAGAGTCGGAGGAGTATATGGATCTGTCTAAAACAATAGCATCCACGTGCACAACGTGTGTCAAAATGATAACAGTAACTGCTGACGTTGTGAAATTCCCGGTTCCTGATGC GCAGAGAGATTCCTTCCTTGAATGTTCCGTGGATAAGTCGGCCGAAATATGTCCAGCACTGTCCAAGCTCATAGATGCTGCGAAACC GGATGACGGCGGACCTACAGACGCCATGATGGAAATGATCACATGGTCTTTATTTAGTTTGAATCACGTGTCATGTTACGTGATCAAACCACTCCTGGCTAACGG ACACGTGGAATCAAAATGGTTTAAGGATTACACTGGAGCACTGGAGAAGATGTTCGATAAACTTCAGTCCATCAAAGAGGAGTCATCCACGGG CGTCCAGGGTCGCAAGGAGACACCAACTCCCTCAGACACAAATCAAAACGCGGAGCCAGAAACAAAggaagaaacaaaaacaaacgaCAAGAAAGTCGAGGAAAGTAGTAAAGGTGGTAAAAAGGGAAGTGTGAAAGGAAAAGAAACCACAGAGACTAAAGTAGAGGAAACAGAAGC CCCCCCTCCGCCACCACCACCACAAGCACCGGAGATCCTTACTACTCTAGAAAAGGAATATAACAAGTTCTCAGAAGATGTTCTCAGCACGGGAAA GGTGACTGTGTGTATAGAAGATGAGTCAGATCAGAACGTTCGGCTCTTCTACCGACCGGAAATACACAAGGAGCTCGCTAAATGCCGCTTCGGCGCATGCGATATGAAGGACCGTGTCCAGTGGCTGGAGGAAATAGGCCTCTCCAGGGACCAGATGCTCGTGTCAGACATCTACGTCATCAGTGACGCTACATTAAAGACCACCATGGACGTCGAAGTGGAGATAACCGCTGTTCCTCCTAAAGGAGCCGCTAGTCGAGTTGTTGTGAAAATCAAGAAGGGTGGAGCGTGGTCTATATTGGAACATTTTGAGAGG gAAGTACTTCCAGAACACATGCGAATATCATTTAAGACAAACGAGTTGGAGGCGGTGTATGCCTACATAGAGGAACTTTCGGACGAAGAGGAGATTGTCCCTGAGGGGTGTACGTTTAAATCACAATCGAATCCGAAAGTTTTTATCAACTTTCCACATGGTGCTGTCCAAGATCCAACCAAGGTCTTGGTAAAG TTTGTTAGTGCTGAAGAACAGATGAAGGAAAGGCCGTCCTCTAAAGACACACCATCGGACGGTATCATAGGCATTGTGGCAGTCTCGGATGCCGTGGAGGTTTGCGCTAAAGACTCGTCACTAGATATATAGAAAAACATTCTAGTCCAGCTGACGGTTGACGGAGACGACGGCGATGACGGCAAGGACACACATATAGTGGTCATCCGTTACCGTGGTGACCAGGTCCAAGTGATGGACAAGTCCCAGTGTCACATTACTAAAGTAGAGTCTGGCGTCTATAGCGTCCAAACACGGGGGCTTTGGTG CGTCGGATTAGCAAGAATAAAGAAAATCTTCCTGAACATGCGGGACACAATTAAAAAGGAATTTCTAGTCATGTTTGGGAAAGTGAAAATGTGCAACATTTGTACTTTCATAGACAATACACTTCGAGACAAAGACCGTGGACTGACAACATTCTGGATGGAAATcattgaaaaagtaaatataccTGTGGCAGTTTCCGAAAGAGCGAAACAGAACCTCATCGAGGTGAAATCTAGTAGGTCAAAGGACATCATAATTAGACAGAGTGAAACTCTGAACATTCAGCTGGATGGACAAGTAAGAGTGATTGGGGCTCCGCTAACAGATAAATATACCCTTACTTATCTAGAAAACACAGACAACCATTTACAAGTTCCTTTAGAAATCAAGAGAGATCAGGACAAGCCACCAAATGCAAGTTTTATATTCAAAGACGTCACTTCCGGTCAAGTATGTCATACAGTGTCTGTTCCAATCCGGGACCTCACGGAGCTCGCAACAG AGGATATCACGTCCCGGCCTCCAACAAAGTACCACGACAAGGATAACTCCCGAGAGGAACTGAAACACAGGGACGAAG cTGCCAGGAATGTCCTTTCCCACAGCAGTTTGATGTGCTTAGCGCATGCCCTTTCCCATGCTGAATGCAAGCGTCTAGGGACTCAGATGGGGGTATCCACGGAAACGATTCAGAAGCTTTTGGAAGCTTGCGAACGGGAACCAATCAATACCAACTTCCGAATCCTGTGCGAATGGCGGGGGAAATCTGTCCGATCGTCCATGGTGGATTTTCTTATAAACTCTCTTCGAACGATGGGACTGTTCAACCAAGCCGAAGTTGTAGAAAAGGTTTCTAAACTTTGCAGAGGCTTTGTGGAAGAGGATTTTCAATGA
- the LOC138314808 gene encoding homologous-pairing protein 2 homolog isoform X2 encodes MSKTKDAQVKAVLDYLNRQNRPYSAIDIVNNLHKEFGKTAVVKACEGLTEAGKIREKVYGKQKVYVADQSQFPDVDDGEIKEMDAQISKLSELTKLRSDEVRRLESELKGLNNTISTEDAKKQLAEYEKECAACKEKLNKLKEGGNTITPQEKDKIYSSRKGFVKEWRKRKRIANDILNAVLEGYPKTKKQLYEEVGIETDEEYKVSPPEV; translated from the exons TGAAAGCAGTCCTGGATTATCTCAATCGTCAGAATAGGCCATACAGTGCAATAGACATCGTAAACAATCTCCACAAAGAATTTGGCAAAACA GCTGTTGTGAAAGCATGTGAGGGGCTAACAGAAGCTGGAAAGATCAGAGAGAAAGTGTATGGTAAACAGAAAGTTTATGTAGCTGACCAG tCACAGTTTCCTGATGTTGATGATGGTGAAATCAAAGAAATGGATGCACAGATATCCAAGTTGTCAGAGTTGACCAAACTCCGCAGTGACGAGGTCCGCAGACTGGAAAGCG AATTGAAAGGCCttaacaatacaatatctaCAGAAGATGCCAAGAAGCAGCTGGCAGAATATGAAAAAGAG TGTGCGGCCTGTAAAGAAAAGCTGAACAAATTGAAAGAAGGTGGCAATACCATCACCCCACAGGAAAAAGACAAG ATCTACAGTTCTCGAAAAGGTTTTGTCAAGGAATGGAGAAAAAGGAAAAGAATT GCAAATGACATATTGAATGCAGTGCTGGAAGGTTATcctaaaacaaagaaacaactTTAT GAGGAAGTCGGCATTGAAACAGATGAAGAATATAAAGTATCTCCACCGGAGGTGTGA